From one Caldithrix abyssi DSM 13497 genomic stretch:
- a CDS encoding glycosyltransferase, producing the protein MALIIGGMHRSGTSLLTKILQEAGLFLGEAEKLMPPAEDNPEGFWEHLDFVKLNDELLEYFGGAWDLPPDFPENWETLPALNLFEERAIELIEQFEGQDFWGWKDPRNSLTLPFWKKLLPETSFILVIRHPLEVAKSLKKRNFFSLPNGLNLWRQYNASFVRAQDSGQRILVVHYENLLLTPEKEIKRIFKWLNRELSEDLLVKVKNAVKPELRHQKADETETILTETFSDVLDMYKTLCDHAEYNPKALKPEVKKTSKSEKPALTLKNTSFSYCPDPIFVIGSYRSGTSVLAHSLAKHSQTWIGEESNFMAPIARQAIEAYKLGTQHKERHWLYSQNVSLDEFLFYMGLGINALYTQRAQGKRWIEQTPEYTLDVALFSKMFPGASFVHIIRDGRQVVHSLINSNFNFFAAHDFKKACQTWVNFVLGGLEFEKNNGKQAIRVYYEWLKKQSSEQFRSLAQKLHLQFESSLTEMFDNGVVINSSFKNGKRKTWQESWTREQKALFNEIAGRLLIALGYEKDERWVKSLTPKENLPDQDLRAQDILSMVRKRQMVSVPEKKSNQDKEAKKKAPKVSLIIPLFNKLELTHRCLKAILHNTHYPSYEIIFVDNGSTDETRPYLKQLKLANVKIVLNDQNLGYVGGCNSGANVADGQFLLFLNNDTEVQPGWLKNLVALMNERPDCGAVGCKLVYPDGRLQEAGGIIFSDGQGWNYGRGFNPNDPRFNFVREVDYVSGAALMIRRNVWEKVGGFDTRYMPAYYEDTDLCFSVRQQGYKVYYQPASVVIHYEGQTAGTDLNSGFKKYQQINRKKFVEKWKHILSDQFTNDPENVPFASQRNVKFRILVADPFLPLWDKASGSLRLFNYLKILKKQGNHITFIARVGSTDPKYKHTLQQLGIEVYENDERALNFAGFVVNRKLPEIPYKTIFKERRFDVAILSFWHAAFYYMELIREMSPTTKVIVDTVDIHFVREFREAKLKKDKRLESEAKRKKQQELAVYRKADRLWVVTEEDRKHIEKYVGNMPIDIVPNIHEPVVVEKAFDQTRDLLFVGNFSHPPNIDAVTYFASKIFPEIKKTLNDVKFYVVGNNPPPEIKALQSEDVIVTGYVADLDPYLIKARISVSPLRYGAGMKGKIGQALSYGLPVITTSIGAEGMNLVHGEHVLIADDPEKFAEETIRLYRDRGLWKKLSRSGKQYVEQKWGPASVENKLRKIITATSAGRRNNPKVSIIMLTYNALEFTKKCVNSILQNTHIPYEIIFVDNGSKDGTVDYLRSLQAEYDHIRVVFNKKNKGFAAGNNQGARKARGKYLLFLNNDVLVADGWLEELVSALEKDPQIGMVGPITNSISGLQRVEQIPYQNDDGFYPFAAKVKDVNRDKITPRRRIAGFCLLMPKTLFERIKGFDESFGTGNFEDDDLCIRVRQQGYAIMVHEGVFIHHYGSQTFKANKIDYDQSIKNKARVFFRKHPHVDYEELLEMKKPLAQVHARLKEEMNAAFGESDFKKAAQLARQIAAENPLDDEAWYFLALSQFAEKQYDEALQAVEHILLHDSRNAAALNLKGQILLAQGNAMEARGYFQAAVEARPDYLEARRNLAHCLIENNEFEDGVKILKQILEEQPDDIPTLLYFANLYLEAERYEEALEHVQRVLQIDANNELALQMQRLLAPQQEKAGDLQTKVQQALQALDQGKAETARDRLQAVLKEEPTNIEAQYGYALALQMLNDLPAAEKELQKALEIDPHFTLALNDLGRIAFMNSRFEEAKDYFQQSLAVDGQQASVKNLLSEVLFALGAYDEGVQLLVETAREHPTDVETLKHLAAISTEAGNHDMARKLWSKVMRLKPDDREADAALKEMLSQ; encoded by the coding sequence ATGGCTTTGATTATAGGTGGCATGCACAGATCGGGGACATCCCTTTTAACTAAAATATTACAAGAAGCAGGCTTGTTTCTTGGAGAAGCAGAAAAACTAATGCCGCCGGCGGAAGATAATCCTGAAGGATTCTGGGAACATCTGGATTTTGTGAAATTGAATGATGAGCTACTCGAATACTTTGGCGGAGCCTGGGACCTGCCGCCTGATTTTCCTGAAAACTGGGAAACCCTACCCGCGCTTAATCTGTTTGAAGAGAGAGCAATTGAGCTCATCGAACAGTTTGAAGGGCAGGATTTTTGGGGCTGGAAAGATCCGCGTAATTCGCTAACCCTTCCTTTCTGGAAAAAACTGCTTCCGGAGACCTCTTTTATTTTGGTCATCCGCCATCCTCTGGAGGTGGCCAAAAGTTTGAAAAAAAGAAATTTCTTTTCTCTTCCTAATGGTTTAAATCTCTGGCGACAATATAACGCTTCCTTTGTCCGGGCGCAGGACTCAGGGCAAAGGATTCTGGTTGTTCATTATGAAAATCTTTTGTTGACGCCGGAAAAAGAGATTAAACGTATTTTTAAATGGCTCAATCGTGAATTATCCGAAGATTTACTCGTTAAAGTAAAAAATGCCGTAAAACCTGAACTGCGTCATCAAAAGGCAGACGAGACAGAGACCATCCTAACCGAAACGTTTTCCGATGTTCTGGACATGTACAAAACATTGTGTGACCATGCCGAATACAATCCGAAAGCGCTCAAGCCTGAAGTTAAAAAAACATCCAAATCAGAAAAACCGGCTTTAACTTTAAAAAATACCTCGTTTTCCTATTGCCCCGATCCCATATTTGTAATTGGCAGCTATCGTTCAGGAACCAGTGTGCTGGCGCATTCACTGGCAAAGCATTCGCAAACCTGGATTGGCGAAGAAAGTAACTTTATGGCGCCAATTGCCCGGCAGGCCATAGAGGCCTACAAGCTGGGAACGCAACATAAAGAAAGACACTGGCTTTACTCCCAGAATGTTAGCCTGGATGAATTTCTGTTTTATATGGGGCTGGGAATTAACGCGCTATACACCCAACGTGCGCAGGGCAAACGCTGGATCGAACAAACGCCCGAATACACGCTGGATGTTGCTTTGTTTTCGAAGATGTTTCCCGGAGCCAGCTTTGTGCACATAATTAGAGACGGACGGCAGGTTGTACACTCTCTGATAAACAGCAATTTTAACTTTTTCGCTGCTCATGATTTTAAAAAAGCCTGTCAAACTTGGGTTAATTTTGTGCTTGGCGGTTTAGAGTTTGAAAAAAACAACGGCAAACAGGCTATTCGCGTTTATTACGAGTGGTTGAAAAAACAATCGTCTGAGCAATTCAGGAGTCTTGCGCAAAAATTGCATTTGCAGTTTGAAAGCAGCCTAACAGAGATGTTCGACAATGGTGTGGTGATTAATTCCTCTTTTAAAAATGGTAAAAGGAAAACCTGGCAGGAAAGCTGGACCCGGGAGCAAAAAGCGCTGTTTAATGAAATAGCCGGCCGTTTGTTGATAGCCCTTGGTTACGAAAAAGATGAACGGTGGGTAAAATCGTTAACTCCGAAAGAAAACCTGCCGGATCAGGACCTCAGAGCGCAGGATATTCTTTCGATGGTTCGAAAAAGACAAATGGTATCAGTGCCTGAAAAAAAATCGAATCAGGACAAAGAAGCAAAGAAAAAGGCGCCGAAAGTCTCGCTGATTATTCCGTTGTTCAATAAACTGGAGTTAACTCATCGCTGTTTAAAAGCGATATTGCATAATACGCATTATCCGAGTTACGAAATTATTTTTGTGGACAATGGTTCAACGGATGAAACGCGCCCTTATTTAAAGCAACTAAAACTTGCGAATGTTAAAATTGTATTAAATGATCAAAACCTTGGCTATGTGGGAGGCTGTAACAGCGGCGCAAACGTTGCTGATGGGCAGTTTTTACTGTTTTTAAACAACGATACCGAAGTACAGCCAGGCTGGCTGAAGAATCTTGTAGCATTAATGAATGAGCGCCCGGACTGCGGCGCGGTTGGCTGCAAGCTGGTGTATCCAGATGGTCGTTTACAGGAAGCGGGTGGGATCATTTTTTCCGACGGTCAGGGATGGAACTACGGTCGGGGTTTTAATCCCAATGATCCGCGTTTTAATTTTGTCCGCGAGGTAGATTATGTGTCCGGTGCGGCTTTAATGATCAGGCGGAATGTTTGGGAAAAAGTAGGCGGTTTTGACACGCGTTACATGCCGGCCTATTACGAGGATACCGATCTTTGTTTTAGCGTCCGGCAACAGGGTTACAAAGTATATTATCAACCGGCCAGCGTGGTCATCCACTATGAAGGGCAGACCGCGGGTACCGATTTGAACAGTGGGTTCAAGAAATATCAGCAAATTAATCGGAAAAAATTTGTGGAAAAGTGGAAGCACATTTTAAGCGATCAATTTACAAATGATCCTGAAAATGTTCCTTTTGCTTCGCAACGCAATGTAAAATTTCGCATTTTAGTAGCCGATCCATTTTTACCGTTATGGGATAAAGCTTCTGGTTCACTACGCCTTTTCAATTATTTAAAGATTCTTAAGAAACAGGGAAATCACATTACGTTTATTGCTCGGGTGGGTTCTACAGACCCTAAATACAAACACACTTTGCAGCAGTTAGGTATTGAGGTTTACGAAAATGATGAGCGCGCTTTAAATTTTGCCGGTTTTGTGGTTAATAGGAAATTGCCCGAAATTCCATATAAAACTATTTTTAAAGAACGCCGCTTTGACGTGGCCATTTTGTCTTTTTGGCATGCTGCCTTTTATTACATGGAGCTGATCCGCGAAATGTCTCCGACTACCAAAGTTATTGTGGATACGGTGGATATCCATTTTGTGCGCGAATTTCGAGAAGCGAAACTGAAAAAAGATAAACGGTTAGAAAGCGAAGCGAAACGAAAAAAACAACAGGAATTAGCTGTTTACCGGAAAGCGGATCGTTTATGGGTTGTAACAGAAGAAGACCGTAAGCACATTGAAAAATATGTAGGCAATATGCCCATTGACATTGTGCCCAACATTCATGAACCGGTTGTGGTTGAAAAAGCGTTTGATCAAACCAGAGATCTCTTGTTTGTGGGGAATTTTAGTCACCCGCCCAACATCGATGCCGTAACATACTTCGCATCGAAAATCTTTCCTGAAATCAAAAAAACATTAAACGATGTAAAGTTTTACGTGGTGGGCAATAATCCGCCGCCTGAAATTAAAGCGTTACAAAGCGAAGATGTTATTGTTACCGGTTATGTAGCCGATCTGGATCCGTACCTGATTAAAGCGCGGATTTCTGTCAGTCCGTTGCGTTATGGCGCCGGTATGAAAGGAAAAATTGGACAGGCGTTGAGTTATGGTCTTCCGGTGATTACTACCTCCATTGGCGCAGAGGGCATGAACCTGGTTCATGGCGAACACGTCCTGATTGCCGATGATCCGGAAAAGTTTGCCGAAGAAACCATCAGATTGTACCGGGATCGAGGATTGTGGAAAAAACTATCCCGTTCGGGTAAGCAGTATGTAGAGCAGAAGTGGGGTCCTGCCAGCGTAGAAAATAAGTTGCGAAAAATCATCACAGCGACAAGTGCCGGGCGTCGGAATAATCCTAAAGTCTCCATCATCATGCTCACTTACAACGCGCTGGAATTTACTAAAAAATGCGTCAATTCCATCCTGCAAAATACGCATATTCCTTATGAAATCATTTTTGTGGACAACGGCTCAAAAGACGGCACGGTGGACTATCTGAGGTCCTTGCAAGCAGAGTATGATCACATTCGGGTTGTTTTCAACAAAAAGAACAAAGGTTTTGCCGCGGGCAACAATCAGGGCGCGAGAAAAGCCAGAGGAAAATACCTGCTCTTTTTAAATAACGACGTGCTGGTGGCCGATGGCTGGCTGGAAGAACTGGTGAGCGCTCTGGAAAAAGATCCGCAAATCGGCATGGTGGGCCCGATTACCAATTCCATCAGCGGTTTGCAGCGCGTGGAACAAATTCCCTACCAGAATGACGACGGTTTTTACCCCTTTGCGGCAAAGGTAAAAGACGTGAATCGCGATAAAATAACCCCTCGTCGCAGAATCGCCGGCTTTTGTCTGCTGATGCCTAAAACGCTGTTTGAACGGATTAAGGGATTTGACGAGAGCTTTGGCACGGGAAATTTTGAAGACGACGACCTGTGTATTCGCGTCCGTCAGCAGGGCTACGCCATTATGGTGCACGAGGGCGTGTTCATCCATCATTATGGCAGCCAGACCTTTAAAGCCAATAAGATCGATTACGATCAAAGCATCAAAAACAAGGCGCGCGTCTTTTTTCGCAAACATCCGCATGTGGATTACGAAGAGCTGCTGGAGATGAAAAAGCCGTTGGCGCAGGTGCACGCTCGCTTAAAGGAAGAGATGAACGCGGCCTTTGGCGAAAGCGATTTTAAAAAGGCGGCGCAGCTGGCCCGACAGATTGCAGCCGAAAATCCGCTGGACGACGAAGCCTGGTACTTTTTAGCCCTGTCTCAGTTTGCAGAAAAGCAGTACGACGAGGCGCTGCAGGCGGTCGAGCACATTCTTTTGCACGATTCCCGCAATGCGGCGGCTTTGAACTTAAAAGGGCAGATACTGCTGGCCCAGGGGAATGCGATGGAGGCCAGAGGTTACTTTCAGGCCGCGGTCGAGGCCAGGCCGGATTATCTGGAAGCCCGGCGCAACCTGGCTCATTGCCTGATCGAAAACAATGAATTTGAGGACGGCGTAAAAATTCTTAAACAGATTCTGGAAGAACAACCAGATGATATTCCGACTTTGCTCTATTTTGCTAATTTATATCTGGAAGCGGAAAGATATGAAGAGGCGCTGGAGCACGTTCAGCGTGTGCTGCAAATAGATGCCAATAATGAGCTGGCCTTGCAAATGCAGCGTTTGCTGGCGCCGCAGCAGGAAAAGGCCGGCGATTTGCAAACAAAGGTGCAGCAGGCCTTGCAGGCGCTGGATCAGGGAAAAGCTGAAACGGCGCGCGATCGTTTACAGGCCGTTTTGAAAGAGGAGCCGACCAATATCGAAGCGCAGTATGGCTACGCCCTTGCCCTGCAAATGCTAAACGATCTGCCGGCTGCCGAAAAGGAATTGCAAAAGGCGTTAGAAATCGATCCGCATTTTACGCTGGCTTTAAACGACCTGGGACGCATCGCTTTTATGAACAGCCGTTTTGAAGAAGCAAAAGACTATTTTCAGCAGTCGCTGGCCGTTGATGGGCAGCAGGCTTCTGTTAAAAATCTTTTGAGCGAAGTTTTGTTCGCCCTGGGCGCCTATGACGAGGGCGTGCAGTTGCTGGTGGAAACGGCCAGGGAGCATCCGACCGACGTGGAGACGTTAAAGCATCTGGCCGCCATTTCAACAGAAGCCGGCAATCATGACATGGCGCGAAAATTGTGGTCTAAGGTGATGCGCTTAAAACCCGATGATCGGGAAGCCGACGCGGCTTTAAAAGAGATGTTGAGTCAATAA
- a CDS encoding TPR domain-containing glycosyltransferase: MKKQTLSVCMIVKNEERFIADCLKSVQAVADQIVVLDTGSTDQTVEIARGFGAEIHHFNWRDDFGAARNASIKYATGDWILWLDADERLLPESVPALKKVLKPEKKAVAYVVNIRNVMADGKTFKLSTGHRLFNNRKKIYFEGRVHEQIVYSLARNGGEERPSEIQLLHLGYALSSEEQSKKDRRNRQLLLKMVEEQPHNAYAHYTLGQNYNLSGEFEKALKHYLIALEKNRFQPSLQRQLLNNISEAYLKLNDLANARSFALKSAQLQEDQIGAYYLLYKIAQQQNQPDEAIKWLQTLREKNLAAQHGRLKLENDVLLSDADVLLSLGELFIKNEQLKRAQMCFDEIFQYGDNNRAYVNRIVDIWAQNRHFARAEQFLEAHLSSNDGQFLELKGLLQIKQENYIGAIQTYTLLFQLQPNNLDIIKRLAGLFYKIGEKEKAESLIKMAADLNALTQKARV, encoded by the coding sequence GTGAAAAAACAAACCTTATCTGTTTGTATGATTGTTAAAAATGAAGAGCGATTTATTGCCGATTGTCTGAAAAGCGTGCAAGCCGTTGCCGATCAAATTGTAGTGCTGGATACCGGATCCACCGATCAAACCGTGGAGATCGCGCGTGGATTTGGAGCGGAGATCCATCATTTTAACTGGCGCGATGATTTTGGCGCCGCGCGAAACGCATCCATCAAATATGCCACAGGCGACTGGATTTTGTGGCTGGATGCAGACGAGCGACTTCTGCCGGAATCCGTTCCCGCCTTGAAAAAGGTCTTAAAACCAGAAAAAAAAGCGGTGGCCTATGTGGTGAACATCAGGAACGTAATGGCCGATGGAAAAACCTTTAAGCTTTCCACAGGGCATCGCCTTTTTAACAACCGCAAAAAAATCTATTTTGAAGGACGAGTGCACGAACAAATTGTCTATAGCCTGGCGCGTAACGGTGGAGAAGAGCGGCCTTCCGAAATTCAATTGCTGCATCTGGGTTACGCCCTTTCCAGCGAAGAGCAGAGTAAAAAAGATCGGCGCAATCGCCAGCTGCTATTAAAAATGGTTGAAGAGCAGCCGCACAATGCCTACGCCCACTATACTCTGGGGCAAAATTACAATCTGAGCGGGGAATTCGAAAAGGCGTTAAAACATTATCTGATTGCGCTGGAAAAAAATCGTTTTCAGCCTTCGTTGCAGCGCCAGCTTTTAAACAACATCAGCGAAGCCTATCTAAAACTCAACGACCTGGCCAACGCCCGCAGCTTTGCCCTGAAGTCAGCCCAATTACAGGAAGACCAGATCGGCGCATATTATCTGCTGTACAAAATTGCGCAGCAGCAAAACCAACCGGACGAGGCGATCAAATGGCTGCAAACCTTACGGGAAAAGAATCTGGCGGCGCAACACGGACGCCTGAAACTGGAAAACGACGTTTTGCTGAGCGACGCGGATGTGTTGCTCTCTCTGGGCGAACTGTTTATTAAAAACGAGCAGTTGAAGCGTGCGCAGATGTGTTTTGACGAAATTTTTCAGTATGGAGATAATAATCGAGCGTATGTCAATCGAATTGTGGATATCTGGGCTCAAAATCGCCATTTCGCCAGGGCCGAGCAGTTTCTTGAAGCGCATCTGTCTTCTAACGATGGGCAATTCCTTGAACTGAAAGGACTGCTACAGATTAAGCAAGAAAATTATATTGGCGCCATCCAGACCTACACTCTGCTCTTTCAGCTACAGCCCAATAATCTGGACATCATTAAACGACTGGCCGGTTTGTTTTATAAAATTGGCGAAAAAGAAAAAGCCGAGAGTTTGATAAAAATGGCGGCCGATTTAAACGCATTGACGCAGAAGGCACGTGTTTAA
- a CDS encoding type II toxin-antitoxin system HicB family antitoxin, whose translation MKIIVKKEFDGRSYVAYCENVPGVYVQAPSKEVLDQRLKKALSLLKHFCQERNQPFPTGADKPIFDVRIKFNRLSSDKLIELFRKKNYHIEYNDSESIMLMNSDFPFNHIHLPVTDYLSPIIIRKLFGLNNAIYVGKNNLKLRKTAP comes from the coding sequence ATGAAGATCATCGTCAAAAAAGAATTTGACGGTCGTTCATACGTGGCCTATTGTGAAAATGTACCGGGTGTGTATGTGCAGGCCCCTTCAAAGGAAGTTTTAGATCAACGCTTAAAAAAGGCCCTGTCTTTGTTAAAACATTTTTGCCAGGAACGTAATCAACCCTTTCCAACAGGAGCGGACAAACCCATTTTTGATGTGCGTATTAAGTTTAATAGGTTATCCAGCGATAAATTAATTGAATTGTTTCGTAAAAAAAACTACCATATTGAATATAACGATAGTGAATCCATCATGTTAATGAACTCCGATTTTCCCTTTAATCACATTCATCTGCCGGTTACGGATTATCTGTCGCCGATTATTATTCGCAAACTATTCGGACTGAACAACGCAATTTATGTGGGAAAGAACAATCTTAAACTGCGCAAGACCGCCCCTTAG
- a CDS encoding sigma-54-dependent transcriptional regulator, giving the protein MFKILLIDDNEAYCEQIKKSLELKNYYIEYETNAYRGLEYALQSEWDVVLVDMVLGQQIDGLAILKEIKKKRAEIPVILISGSSVIEAAHEWIEAGAYDYLEKPIDLERLIITLNHALELRKISRLNQSLVDELKRNISTVGLGNTLSEALRILSEASDTPERLLILGEKGTGKELIAKLLHYNGQRKYLPFVAHDCELQTESDEAALNALYKNLFEQARGGTLFLREIHNLNLAAQKYLVNFLHQNFFNSNPALPMVKNDVRFIASSSIDLKALVEQDAFLSELFHLLANFTIKIPALRERVEDIPLLVNHFIDLESRSLGIKIEKVSEQAIQLLQRQDWPGNITQLKNVNHYMALLQKNGVIGEQETKLALKLDSLIRDLHSGEKMPDNYKRIDELLGARELPE; this is encoded by the coding sequence ATGTTTAAGATTCTTTTAATCGATGATAATGAGGCTTATTGTGAACAAATTAAAAAATCGCTGGAACTGAAAAATTATTATATTGAGTATGAGACAAACGCTTACCGGGGGTTGGAATACGCCCTGCAGAGCGAGTGGGACGTGGTTCTGGTTGATATGGTATTGGGGCAGCAAATAGACGGCCTGGCCATTTTAAAAGAAATCAAAAAGAAAAGGGCGGAGATCCCCGTGATCCTGATTTCCGGAAGTTCGGTTATTGAAGCGGCCCACGAATGGATTGAGGCTGGCGCTTACGACTATCTGGAAAAACCCATAGACCTTGAACGGTTGATAATTACGCTCAATCATGCCCTTGAATTGCGGAAAATTTCCAGATTAAACCAGAGCCTTGTTGACGAGTTAAAGCGAAACATCTCTACCGTTGGGCTGGGGAATACCTTATCTGAAGCTCTGAGAATCCTGTCTGAAGCTTCCGACACTCCGGAACGTTTGTTAATTCTGGGCGAAAAAGGGACGGGCAAGGAATTGATCGCTAAATTATTGCATTACAATGGCCAGCGAAAATATTTGCCCTTTGTAGCGCATGATTGCGAATTGCAGACTGAATCGGACGAGGCCGCGCTTAATGCGTTGTACAAAAATTTGTTTGAGCAGGCCAGAGGCGGCACCCTGTTTTTACGGGAAATCCACAATCTGAACCTGGCCGCTCAAAAATATCTGGTCAATTTTTTACATCAAAACTTTTTCAATTCCAATCCAGCGTTGCCCATGGTTAAAAATGACGTACGATTCATCGCTTCTTCTTCTATAGACCTTAAAGCGCTGGTCGAACAGGATGCCTTTTTATCGGAACTGTTCCATTTACTGGCTAATTTTACCATTAAAATTCCTGCGCTTCGTGAAAGAGTGGAAGATATTCCTCTGTTAGTCAACCATTTTATCGATCTCGAAAGCCGGAGCCTGGGAATAAAAATCGAGAAGGTGAGCGAACAGGCCATACAACTTTTACAGCGGCAAGACTGGCCAGGGAATATCACGCAATTAAAAAATGTAAACCATTATATGGCGCTCCTACAAAAAAATGGCGTTATTGGTGAACAGGAAACCAAACTCGCCCTTAAACTGGATTCATTAATCAGAGATTTACATTCCGGTGAGAAGATGCCAGACAATTACAAAAGGATTGATGAACTGTTGGGGGCAAGGGAATTGCCCGAATGA
- a CDS encoding sulfite exporter TauE/SafE family protein encodes MLQIFSLFMVGTIAGFMNVLAGGGSSLTLPALILLGLDGATANGTNRIAIVIQNIFAIGGFQQNNKNEFGDSLKFSLFTLPGAIIGALVAVNLQDAWFKRILSLVIVFVIISMFLPRPRHAGAKTSKKLWLYLALFGVGFYGGFIQVGVGFILMATLFHLAQFDLVRVNVYKVFIVLIYTLPALAVFIASGNVNFIWGLILAAGNGLGGWLGAHVTIRKGEKVIRMVLIAALLFMSAKMLNWF; translated from the coding sequence ATGCTTCAGATTTTCTCTTTATTTATGGTGGGAACAATTGCCGGCTTTATGAATGTTCTGGCGGGCGGCGGTTCTTCGCTGACCTTGCCGGCTTTGATTTTACTGGGACTGGACGGGGCAACAGCCAACGGAACCAACCGCATTGCCATTGTTATTCAGAATATTTTTGCCATTGGCGGTTTTCAGCAAAATAATAAAAATGAATTCGGCGATAGTCTTAAATTTTCTTTGTTCACCCTGCCTGGCGCCATCATCGGCGCTCTGGTGGCCGTAAATTTACAGGACGCATGGTTTAAACGCATACTGTCGTTAGTCATCGTCTTTGTGATTATAAGTATGTTTTTGCCACGCCCTCGACATGCCGGCGCAAAAACTTCGAAAAAGCTGTGGCTTTACCTGGCTTTGTTTGGCGTGGGGTTTTATGGCGGTTTTATCCAGGTGGGCGTGGGCTTTATTTTAATGGCCACGCTCTTTCACCTGGCCCAATTCGATCTGGTGCGCGTTAATGTTTACAAGGTGTTTATTGTCTTAATTTACACCTTGCCGGCGCTGGCGGTGTTTATCGCTTCGGGCAATGTTAATTTCATCTGGGGCTTGATTTTGGCCGCAGGAAACGGCCTGGGCGGCTGGCTGGGCGCGCATGTTACCATTCGCAAAGGCGAAAAGGTGATTCGCATGGTTTTGATCGCCGCCCTGCTTTTCATGTCTGCTAAAATGCTCAATTGGTTTTAA
- a CDS encoding (2Fe-2S) ferredoxin domain-containing protein produces MKTTITICLGSSCFTRGNNNVLKIIQEYIKENELEDTVVLHGSLCEDKCKRGPNIKIGESEYSEVDPGSVIDILNHHFGSKRKC; encoded by the coding sequence ATGAAAACGACGATCACCATTTGTCTGGGAAGCTCGTGTTTTACGCGGGGCAATAATAATGTCTTAAAGATTATTCAGGAGTATATTAAAGAAAATGAATTAGAAGATACAGTGGTACTACACGGGTCTTTATGCGAAGACAAATGTAAACGCGGTCCCAACATAAAAATTGGCGAAAGTGAATATAGCGAGGTTGACCCTGGCAGTGTCATTGATATTTTAAACCACCATTTTGGAAGTAAAAGAAAATGCTAA
- a CDS encoding [Fe-Fe] hydrogenase large subunit C-terminal domain-containing protein, with protein MVSLAPSFISEFQDIAPEQLIAGLKKLGFYGVSETALGAEQVSAASAHLFESSSQPIMISSACPTVVEFITKYQTDLAKYITGLYSPLLAHCKLLRNIYGHDIGIVFVGPCISKKYEADTHSDLLNISITFKYLKQWFEQENIVLAELKPDKSDVFIPHKAQEGALYPVDGGMIAGIKANCNVITPNFISISGIGNIKKALENLEDSETGHKIFLALLGFL; from the coding sequence ATGGTATCGCTGGCGCCTTCTTTTATTAGCGAGTTTCAAGACATTGCGCCTGAACAACTCATTGCCGGTCTGAAAAAACTGGGATTCTATGGCGTATCAGAAACGGCATTGGGAGCCGAGCAGGTTTCGGCTGCTTCCGCCCATCTCTTTGAATCGTCATCGCAGCCGATCATGATTTCATCAGCCTGTCCTACCGTTGTGGAATTTATTACCAAATACCAAACAGACCTGGCAAAATACATTACCGGTCTTTATTCTCCTTTGCTGGCGCATTGTAAACTGTTAAGAAATATCTATGGCCATGATATTGGAATTGTTTTTGTCGGCCCCTGTATTTCAAAAAAATACGAGGCCGATACACATTCTGATTTATTAAATATTTCCATCACTTTTAAATATTTAAAACAGTGGTTTGAACAGGAAAATATTGTGCTTGCAGAACTGAAACCGGACAAATCCGATGTTTTTATTCCTCATAAAGCTCAGGAAGGAGCGCTTTATCCTGTTGACGGCGGCATGATTGCAGGGATTAAAGCCAATTGCAATGTAATTACTCCGAATTTTATAAGTATTTCTGGCATAGGGAATATAAAAAAAGCGCTGGAAAATTTAGAAGACTCTGAAACAGGGCACAAAATATTTTTGGCTCTACTGGGATTTTTGTGA